The Streptomyces sp. NBC_00162 sequence GTGGCCCGCCTCGGCCCGGAACCGGAACCTTCGCGCAGGACGCCCCTGCCGGCGCGCGCCTTCCTCGGCGTCTGCCTCGACGACGAGCCCGGTTCCGATCAGCCCTTCGACGACTCCCTCGACGGTGGGCCGGGAGAGCCCGGTCACCCGGGTGAGATCGGTGAGGGTCGGCGATTCGGCCGCGCGCAGTGCCCGAAGCACCACGGCGGAGTTGATCCGCCGCAGCAGGGAGGGGTCCCCGCCGGTCAGCTGCCCCAACGTGTGTCCTCCCAGCCGGCGAGCCTGTCAGCCGGATCGTACTGCGCACCCGCCACGGCGGCGAGAAGTGGCCCCTTCATCGGCCGGAATGTGCCCTTCCTCTCAGGCCGGGGCGACGAAGCCCGACTCGTACGCCGTGATCACCGCCTGGGTCCGGTCGCGCGCCCCCAGCTTCGCCAGGATCGCGCTGACGTGTGACTTCACCGTCTCCGCACCGATGATCAACTCGCCGGCGATCTCCACGTTGGTCAGCCCCCGCGCCATGAGCCGCAGCACCGATTCCTCCCGCTCGGTCAGGGCCGCCCGCTCCAGCGCGGCCCGGGCCTGGCGGTTGCCGTACTCCGCGGCCAGCGCCCGCACCGCGGCCGGGAAGAGCAGGGTCTCGCCCTCCGCCACCAGCCGTACCGCGTGCACGATCTCCGAGGGGCGCGCCCGCTTGAGCAGGAACCCGTCCGCGCCGGCCCTCAGCGCCTGGTAGACGTACTCGTCGTTCTCGAAGGTCGTGACCACCAGGATCTTCGGCGGGGAGTCCACCGACCGCAGGACCGCCCGGGTCGCCTCGATCCCGTCGAGCAGCGGCATCCGCACATCCATCGCCACCACGTCGGGCCGCAGCTGCCGTACGAGCGGGACGACCGAGGCGCCGTCGGCCGCCTCACCCACCACTTCGATGTCGGGCTGGGCTTCCAGGACGGCGCGCAGACCCGCGCGCACCAGGGGTTCGTCGTCGACGAGCAGTACGGTAACCGGCATCCGGTCAGCGTATTCGCTCCAGCGGAAGCCGGGCGCGCACCCTCCAGTTGCCCTCGTACGGCCCGGTCTCGGCCTCCCCTCCCAGCAGTGCGGCACGCTCCCGCATACCGCGCAGTCCGCTGCCCTTGCCCGTCATCAGCGCGGGACCGTCCGGCAGCGGATTGACGACCTCCAGATCCAGTCGCCCCACAGCCGCCTCGATGCGCACCCGGACCGGCACCGGGCCGCAGTGCCGCAGCACATTGGTCAGCGCCTCCTGAAGGATCCGGTATCCCTCGCGGGTCACGGGACCCGGCAACTGCTCGAGCGGACCCGACAGTTCGGCGTCCACCGGGGAACCCGAGGCCCGCGCCGAGTTCAACAGCCGGTCCGCGTCGGCGAGGGTGGGCCGTTGCGAGGGGGGCTGTGCGGACTCCCTGAGGACCAGCAGCACCCGCTCCAGATCCTCCAGCGCGGCCCGGCCGGTCTCCTCGATCGCGCACAGGGCACGGTCGGTGAACTCCGGGTTGCCCGCGGCTCGGGCGGCGCCCGCCTGGACGACCGCCACGGTGAGCGCGTGCCCGATGGAGTCGTGCAACTCCCTCGCGATCCGCGTCCGTTCCAGCAGCTGCTCGGTACGCGCCTCCAGCGCGGTGAGCCGCTCGGCGGCCGAAGGCCCCAGCAGCCTGGCGGCGATGGCCGTGACGGCCTCACCGAGCAGGACCACCACGACCAGCAGGAGGACCACCGGTACCGGCACGAGGAGGATGGCCAGCCAGCGGGGCGGGACGATGGGCAGGATCACGTCATCCCCGGCAAGGGACTGCCCCGCCCCGGTGAGGACGAGCTCCACCGTGATGACCGGGAGCCACACGGAGGCCATCATCGCCACGCCGGCGAGCACGAGACGTATCTCCAGCCACGCGACGGTCCGCCAGCGGTCCCCCCACCGGGCCGACGGCACAGTGCTGATGGACCCGTCGTGCCGGCCACGCTCGTGCGGGGTCAGCAGGAACTGGGCCTGCAAACCCTCGGCCAGCCGCACCCATGGAAGCAGCCCGAACGGCGCGACGATCAGGGCAGGCATCCACGGCCAGGCCGGCTCTATGAACAGCCAGACGGCCACGATGAGTACGGGGACGAGCAGGTGCAGCCAGCGGGTGTACGTGACCCCGCGAAGGGGCGCACGAAGCAATCGGTACATGTCCTCATCGTGGCAGTTGGCTGTCGGGTCACGTCTCCCCCGTGCGGGGGAGACGATCCCCCCGCGTGGGGGAGGGCAGGGGGTGGGGTCGGCGGCGAATCTTGAGGCATGAACACGATCGAGATCCGAGAACTCACCAAGGAGTACGGCACCCACCGTGCGGTGGACGGCCTCACCTTCGACGTCCTGCCGGGGCGGGTCACCGGATTCCTGGGCCCCAACGGCGCCGGGAAGTCCACCACGATGCGCCTGCTGCTGAGCCTGGACCGGGCCACATCCGGCACGGCCACCATCGGCGGCCGGAGGTACCCGGACTTCCCGGACCCGCTGCACCGGGTCGGCGCGCTCCTGGACGCGCAGGCTGCGCACGGCGGGCGCACTGCCCGCGACCACCTCCGCTTTCTCGCCGCGGCCGGCGGTGTGCCGATGCGTAGGGTGGACGAGGTCCTGGAGCAGGCCGGGATAGCCTCCGTGGCCAAGCGGCGGATCAAGTCCTTCTCGCTCGGCATGCGCCAGCGACTCGGCATAGCCGCAGCGTTGTTGGGCGACCCCGGGGTGCTCCTGCTGGACGAGCCGACCAACGGCCTCGACCCCGAGGGCATCATCTGGATCCGTGAGCTGATGCGCGGTCTCGCCGCCGAAGGACGCACCGTCCTGGTCTCCAGCCACCTGATGTCGGAGACCTCGGCGCTCGCCGACCACCTGGTCGTGCTCGGCAATGGCAGGCTGCTGGCCGATACCTCGATGGAGGAGTTCATCGACGCCCGCAGTACCCAGCGGGTGCGCCTGCGCACGTCCGACCCGATCCGGCTGCGGGCAGCACTGGCCCGCGATGGCTTCGAGATGGTGACCGCGGACGACGGGCGTTGGACCGTCGAAGGCATACGGGCGGAACAGCTCGGCGGCCTGGCCGCCCGCGAAGGCATCCCCATGCTGGAACTCTCCGACGAGCGCGCCTCGCTGGAGCAGGCGTACCTCGATCTCACAGCCGATCACGCGCAGTTCACCGCAACCCGCTGACTTTCCCTACCTTCAGGAGGCATCGCCATGCGCGCCGCTCTGCCCACCGTCCCCGCCCTGCACTCGGAATGGATCAAGATACGATCCCTGCGCGGCAGCTTCGGGGCGCTGATAGCCATCTTCGCCGCCACCTCGGGCATCCAGGTCCTGACTGCCGCGGCGATCGGCCAGGCCGAAGCAGGCAGCATGGGACCGGACCCGCTCTACGCGGCCTACTACGGACTCGTCTTCGGACAGATCGCCGCCATGACCTTCGGCGCGGGCGCGCTGTCGTGCGAGTTCCAGAACGGCGCTCTGCGCACCTCGCTGGCCGCCGTGCCGAACCGCACCCGGTTCTACCTCTCGAAGATGGCGATGGTAGGCGGACTGGCCCTGCTCATCGGTCAGATCACCGCGCTGGTCACCTTCCTCGGCGGCCAGGCGTTCATGGGTCCCTACGCTCTCGAGCTCGGCGACCCGGGCACCTATCGCGCCATCGTCGGCTGCGGGCTCTACCTGGCGCTGATGGCCCTGTTCGCGGCCGGACTGGCCGCGGTGCTGCGGAGCGGAACGGCCGTGCTGAGCCTGCTCATACCCTTCGTCCTGCTGGTCTCGTTCATCGTCGGCGAGGCTTCGGGCGGCGTGGCCCAGTTCCTGCCGGACCGTGCCGGGCAGATGGTGATGCACTCGCAGACGCAGGACGGTCTCGGTCCCTGGACTGGCCTCGGCGTGATGGCGCTGTGGGCTGCGGCCGCGGTGTTCGGCGGCTGGCTGGCGGTGCGGCGCCGGGACGCGTGACCGCGGGCCAGTTGTCAGTGGCGGTCGGGATACTGACGGTATGACCACGGCAGAGCATCTCGACACGATCGACCGGCTCCGGGCGAGGGAGTTCCCCGCCGAGCCGGTCTGGTCCGGCGGGCAGAGCAGCGGCCCGGGTTACCACCTGGTCCCGGTCGGCCGGACCGCGGACTTCTGGGAGGACGGCGGCGCGGGCCGGACCGAGGCGGCAGACCAGATCAACGCCGAGTACGGGGCGCTCACCCAGGCCCTGACCGACCGGTGGGGAGATCCGCAGATCTTCAGCCTGGGATCGCTGAGGGACCGCGGGTTCGACGGCGAGGAGATACCGGAGCCCTGGGACGAGCTGAGCAACAGCACCGACCATGTGCACCTGTGGCGGGCCGGCGACCACTGGCTGGTGGCCTACGTGGCGCAGTGGGACGAGGGCGACCCCTACCTGCTGATGGCAGGGGTCACGGTCATCGACCCGCCCTAGGCTTCGGGGGCTTCGGCGGCCGCGCGGAGGCGGGCGTATTCCTGGGCCATGGACTCGGCGGTCCAGTGGGCGTTGAGGCCGCTGGGGTTGGGGAGGGCCCAGACGCGGGTGGAGCCGATGGTCCGCTCCTGAGGGCCGATCTGTGCCTTCCGCTCGCCGAAGGCGATGCGGTAGGCGGTGACGCCGACCACGGCGAGCCATTGCGGGCGGAGCAGTTCCACCTTGGCCGTCAGGATGCGGCCGCCCTCGCGGAACTCCTCGGCGGTGAGCTCGTCGGCACGGGCCGTGGCGCGGGCCACGACGTTGGTGATGCCGAGGCGGTAGGTCAGCAGTTCTTCCTGCTCCGCGGGGTCCAGGCGGCGGGGAGTGAAGCCGGACAGGTGCAGGACGGGCCAGAAACGATTGCCGGGGCGGGCGAAGTGGTGGCCCGTCGCGGCGGAGAGGAGACCGGGGTTGATGCCACAGAAGAGCACGCGCAAACCGCCCGCGACCACGTCCGGGAGGACGCGGTCACGGGCGGCGTTCAGCTCGTCGGGGGTCAGAGGATCGACCCCGGCGCGTACCCGGCGGCCTCCGGGTGCTGCTTGGCGATCGCCTCGATACGGGAGACCACCGCCGCGACCTGGTCACCCGCGGCGCCGGTGAAGGACAGCTTGTCGGCCATCAGC is a genomic window containing:
- a CDS encoding response regulator transcription factor, with the translated sequence MPVTVLLVDDEPLVRAGLRAVLEAQPDIEVVGEAADGASVVPLVRQLRPDVVAMDVRMPLLDGIEATRAVLRSVDSPPKILVVTTFENDEYVYQALRAGADGFLLKRARPSEIVHAVRLVAEGETLLFPAAVRALAAEYGNRQARAALERAALTEREESVLRLMARGLTNVEIAGELIIGAETVKSHVSAILAKLGARDRTQAVITAYESGFVAPA
- a CDS encoding sensor histidine kinase, with translation MYRLLRAPLRGVTYTRWLHLLVPVLIVAVWLFIEPAWPWMPALIVAPFGLLPWVRLAEGLQAQFLLTPHERGRHDGSISTVPSARWGDRWRTVAWLEIRLVLAGVAMMASVWLPVITVELVLTGAGQSLAGDDVILPIVPPRWLAILLVPVPVVLLLVVVVLLGEAVTAIAARLLGPSAAERLTALEARTEQLLERTRIARELHDSIGHALTVAVVQAGAARAAGNPEFTDRALCAIEETGRAALEDLERVLLVLRESAQPPSQRPTLADADRLLNSARASGSPVDAELSGPLEQLPGPVTREGYRILQEALTNVLRHCGPVPVRVRIEAAVGRLDLEVVNPLPDGPALMTGKGSGLRGMRERAALLGGEAETGPYEGNWRVRARLPLERIR
- a CDS encoding ABC transporter ATP-binding protein, translated to MNTIEIRELTKEYGTHRAVDGLTFDVLPGRVTGFLGPNGAGKSTTMRLLLSLDRATSGTATIGGRRYPDFPDPLHRVGALLDAQAAHGGRTARDHLRFLAAAGGVPMRRVDEVLEQAGIASVAKRRIKSFSLGMRQRLGIAAALLGDPGVLLLDEPTNGLDPEGIIWIRELMRGLAAEGRTVLVSSHLMSETSALADHLVVLGNGRLLADTSMEEFIDARSTQRVRLRTSDPIRLRAALARDGFEMVTADDGRWTVEGIRAEQLGGLAAREGIPMLELSDERASLEQAYLDLTADHAQFTATR
- a CDS encoding ABC transporter permease subunit, with amino-acid sequence MRAALPTVPALHSEWIKIRSLRGSFGALIAIFAATSGIQVLTAAAIGQAEAGSMGPDPLYAAYYGLVFGQIAAMTFGAGALSCEFQNGALRTSLAAVPNRTRFYLSKMAMVGGLALLIGQITALVTFLGGQAFMGPYALELGDPGTYRAIVGCGLYLALMALFAAGLAAVLRSGTAVLSLLIPFVLLVSFIVGEASGGVAQFLPDRAGQMVMHSQTQDGLGPWTGLGVMALWAAAAVFGGWLAVRRRDA
- the mug gene encoding G/U mismatch-specific DNA glycosylase — protein: MTPDELNAARDRVLPDVVAGGLRVLFCGINPGLLSAATGHHFARPGNRFWPVLHLSGFTPRRLDPAEQEELLTYRLGITNVVARATARADELTAEEFREGGRILTAKVELLRPQWLAVVGVTAYRIAFGERKAQIGPQERTIGSTRVWALPNPSGLNAHWTAESMAQEYARLRAAAEAPEA